The Rhinatrema bivittatum chromosome 4, aRhiBiv1.1, whole genome shotgun sequence genome window below encodes:
- the LOC115090875 gene encoding tripartite motif-containing protein 16-like protein → MAAARHLFSREYLRCSVCLDIFRNPVTIPCGHSFCSDCIEQCWAQQGAHASCPQCRTHFEPTPRLCKNHILAQLVHDLAISAFDLRAFDLCLGQRVRATSSCPTCVTSCQMHLGNTMESSTLNSPQLMEGAGRQCVQHDRVQALFCTTDHSYICLECLQGEHRGHSTICEDSEKQIHFFLQKELERGIQCVEGEICSLQIQMNIIKSATLRDKEEMTRSFADMIQTLKSSQGKVLHFLEGMEQAALTQFEARLQQLMARRAELWQSKEKLDQISEPGSNVQLLQDLEGLKEETKPVSSHPCPSEHFTSANLTQVIMEFKQQLHHLCTEHVDRIVRKAFDVPVSCTNLLPGVENHPLLSLKPRGRADFLQYVRKLTLDLNTAHRNLCLMAGNKKVTCKLQPQAYPEHPERFHHFTQVLCQEHFSSSRHYWEVQLSGNRVGVGVSYRSIQRKGHDRSCLLGRNAQSWCLEWNSSRCTAWHNNQKSLIPKSHHDRLGVFLDCTAGTLSFYEVTDSMTLIHRFQAAFEGPLCPIFFVSWNSFVTIGECPAIMTQSDMLHKKFQRQVSADF, encoded by the exons ATGGCTGCAGCCCGCCACCTATTTTCCAGGGAGTACTTGCGTTGCTCAGTGTGCTTGGACATATTCCGGAACCCGGTCACCATCCCGTGCGGGCACAGCTTCTGCTCAGACTGCATCGAGCAGTGCTGGGCACAACAGGGGGCTCACGCCAGCTGCCCGCAGTGCCGCACACACTTCGAGCCCACACCCCGTCTCTGCAAGAACCACATCCTTGCCCAGTTAGTGCACGACTTGGCCATCTCTGCCTTCGACCTCAGGGCCTTTGACTTGTGCCTAGGTCAAAGGGTCAGGGCTACCAGCTCTTGCCCAACCTGTGTGACCTCCTGTCAGATGCACCTGGGAAACACCATGGAGAGTTCAACTCTTAATAGCCCCCAGCTaatggaaggggcagggaggcagTGTGTGCAGCATGACAGGGTCCAGGCGCTCTTCTGCACTACAGACCACTCCTATATCTGTCTGGAGTGCTTGCAGGGAGAGCACAGGGGCCACAGCACAATCTGTGAAGACAGCGAGAAGCAG ATACATTTCTTTCTGCAGAAGGAACTGGAGAGAGGCATCCAGTGTGTTGAAGGAGAGATCTGCAGTTTACAAATACAAATGAATATAATCAAA AGCGCCACCCTCCGAGACAAAGAGGAGATGACACGCAGCTTTGCAGACATGATACAGACGCTGAAGAGCTCGCAGGGAAAGGTGCTGCACTTCCTCGAGGGCATGGAGCAAGCTGCACTGACCCAGTTCGAAGCCAGACTTCAGCAGCTGATGGCGAGACGGGCAGAGCTGTGGCAGAGCAAAGAGAAGCTAGACCAGATTTCTGAGCCTGGCAGCAACGTGCAGTTGCTACAG GACCTGGAGGGACTGAAGGAAGAGACAAAGCCTGTTAGCAGCCACCCATGTCCTTCTGAACACTTCACCTCAGCCAACCTGACCCAGGTTATAATGGAATTTAAGCAGCAGCTTCATCACCTGTGCACAGAGCATGTGGACAGGATTGTGCGAAAAG CATTTGATGTACCAGTATCTTGCACAAATTTGCTTCCTGGAGTGGAAAATCACCCCCTGCTGTCACTGAAACCCAGGGGACGAGCAGACTTCCTACAAT ATGTCCGCAAGCTGACGCTGGACCTCAACACCGCCCATCGGAACCTCTGCCTCATGGCAGGAAACAAGAAGGTGACTTGCAAACTGCAGCCTCAGGCTTATCCCGAGCACCCAGAGAGGTTTCACCACTTCACGCAGGTGCTCTGCCAGGAGCACTTCAGCAGCAGTCGGCACTACTGGGAAGTGCAGCTGTCAGGTAACCgcgtgggggtgggggtttcCTACCGGAGTATCCAGCGGAAGGGCCACGACCGCTCCTGCCTGCTGGGGCGCAATGCCCAGTCCTGGTGCCTGGAGTGGAACAGCTCTCGCTGCACGGCCTGGCACAATAACCAGAAGAGCCTGATTCCTAAAAGCCATCACGACAGGCTCGGGGTGTTCCTGGACTGCACCGCAGGCACCCTGTCCTTTTACGAAGTTACCGACAGCATGACCCTGATCCATAGGTTCCAGGCAGCTTTCGAGGGGCCGCTCTGCCCCATCTTCTTTGTTAGCTGGAACTCCTTTGTGACCATCGGAGAATGCCCGGCTATCATGACCCAAAGTGACATGCTACACAAAAAATTCCAGCGGCAGGTTTCTGCAGATTTTTAA